A single window of Paenibacillus sp. SYP-B4298 DNA harbors:
- a CDS encoding zinc ribbon domain-containing protein YjdM translates to MANLPNCPQCGSVYTYEDGNLLICPECAHEWNPEADAAPQEEQKVYRDANGNILQDGDTVTVIKDLKVKGSSSVVKIGTRVKNIRLVDGDHDIDCKIDGFGAMKLKSEFVRKA, encoded by the coding sequence ATGGCAAATCTGCCAAATTGTCCGCAATGCGGATCGGTGTATACATATGAAGATGGGAATCTGTTGATCTGCCCGGAGTGCGCGCATGAATGGAACCCTGAGGCTGATGCTGCCCCGCAGGAGGAGCAGAAGGTGTATCGGGATGCGAATGGGAATATATTGCAAGATGGGGATACGGTGACGGTGATCAAGGATTTGAAGGTCAAGGGGAGCTCCTCGGTGGTCAAGATCGGGACTCGTGTCAAAAATATTCGCCTAGTGGACGGCGACCATGATATAGATTGCAAAATCGATGGCTTCGGAGCGATGAAGCTCAAATCCGAATTT